ATCACCATATAAAATATTGAGGAAagtttttatttgattttatcgTTGATACGTTATCACACTGCGATAAGAACAAAATAAGCAAATGTGAACTTTCTTTCGGCATCGTGTTAAATAGCACGTAACACAATATGTATATCTAATATGCATATATTCTATCCTAATCTTTCAAGTAGTTATCAAGAAAAGTAGATTAACATGCAGTTACGACCCTTGGTCAAGAAAAGTATCTTAAAAGCACAACTAAAgtgcaaatgaaattttatacgttacgttatatctcatttatatttgtatttctaCGTTTGCTGAATTTCAATATAAACAAATCGTCAGCATTATACTATGTTCGAGACGTTTGAAAAATCGCTACTACGTATAATGGattaatgtattattatttttatccatAGATCGATCTAATTCTCCAATTTGTGACGCTCAGAATACGATGCGATATAGGACAATTTTATTAGTTTCCACGTCTGTCGATATCACATTACATATATTTTACCGACGCTTACAGCATTATGAATTGACAGACTTCAGCCTGTCAATTCGCTTGTGTCATAGAACAAACGAAAGATAGTACCTATGAAAATTGGAAGATTGAAGACAGTCATTGAAACAAAGTGTATGAGAAacgaatataaaaatgaaagtgACAGGAGAAACGATTCTGCGATTATTTTGAATAGTTTGTACCGCTGTAGGTACCATATGTAGCTGGCTTTTGCAGCTGTTTCTTTTATACAAGTGAGATCACTAAAGAAGACCAGTTTAAAACTTCTATGTAGCCTTTGCTATTAGACTCATTACGATTATATATTTACAGTTAAACAAATCCTAAAGAAAGACATCAGCACTGCTTACGTCatagaataaataaaatgtgGCACGTACTCATGCCtatgaaaattgaaaaagtGTACGaggaataaatataaaaatgaatgtAGCTGATGTTTGCAGCTGTCTGCAGCTGTTTCTCTTATAGAGAGGACACCACCAAACATCTGTTTAATACTTCCTCTATATgaactttacaaattttatctcaATTGTATTTACAATTGATCCATATCCATTTTAACAAATCCTAAAGAAACATCAGTGCTTCAACACacatagaatagaatagaattaaCAATCTGCTTATGCCATAGAATAATAAATCTCCCACAGAATAATAATACATGAAATACCTATGAAAAttgaaagataaaaaagaaaaaaaatattgaaacaaagCGTACGAGAAATGTCAGGGAAAAACGATCCTCTAATTGCTTTGAGCAGTATCTATTGCTATAGATACCGGATGTAGCTGGTGTTCGCAGCCGTGTCATTTATACAAATGACATCACTAAAGAGGATCTGTTCAAAACTTCTATGcaaactttacaaattttattccgatTATATTTGCAATTGATCTGTATTCGTttgaatttcatttatattattatgaattattacattaaatattgttatattaaatttcataacaTTAATTTTAAAACGTAAAGAAAAACACCAATGATTGTTCAACCATACGATATAAAAAATTGTGTAAAACTTATTTATTAAAACGTTATTTTTAATGTACATTGATTTTCTCACAATTTCTTTGAAATTCCGACGATTTcgatatttatgtattattattcatatatcTATATCTATTATCTGTACAACGATTCATTTTTCAGTTAGACCAGTTTTACTTAAAATACTTATCTTCAAAGTTAGTAGTAAAATGGTTAGAAGAATCTTTTTTAGAAAGAAACGTGTGTTTTATTTTTAGAGGTTATTGTCACACTACAAATATCTTAATATGTTTCATTTAGCAGGAGTAAGAAGCATTCGTCGTATTTCACGCTGCGACGTTTCGTGTAAAAtgaatttgtattattttcagGCATGAATAAAAACTTACAAGAGTAGATTCGCTGACTGATCGTGAAAGGCTATTTGCCTTCGTTCCCAAACTACGCTGAAAGACTCCATCGTAAGTCAATTCAGCGTTATCCTTTTCGCAAGTGGAATTTTGAGGTTTTAAAATACGTCTGGCGGAATTTCGCCTTGCTTCCGCGAATGCAATCCCTCTAAGCAACATTTGTTTGAAAACAATTGTGAACTATCACCTCCAAGAATATTTTTCTCGGCACGTACGCCTGACTCCCGACATAAAAATCAGTGTTTGCAGTTTCTCCAGATATGCTTATCGTTATACCGAGAGAAAATTCTTTTAATACCGAGTAACGATAACgacgaattaaaaatatacaaaaaatcCTTCAGACAGGAAGTAAAGCCTTTTTCATTTCAAACTATTCAAAAGTATGAATTAATAAGTACGAATTCCGTATATGTAAATATGGTATTAAAAAGGATTTTACGTTCAACACGTAATTGcagatttaaaaattattctttctATAATCGTGAATATTTCTGTAAAAACAATTTCGACTTTAACACAAAGTtacaaatcgaaataaatttccagGGACTTCTAAACTTTCACTCAAATCTCACTTGAAACTGAATATTTATCTTAAAGGAGTGTCACAGAATAAAATGAACACAGATATCGGAATCGTTTTGGACGAATAACTCGTCAACTTCTAAATAACTTCTGAACACCTCAATCCTCGCATAAGAGAATGTCTTTTTCCTCCGCTCTCGTTATCACTTGTCCCGAGCCGATAACAACTGTACAATCATATTCAAAAGTCTGTCAATTTTTTAACACCTATCCGTATAACAATGATTATATTGACTTtccttataatttaataaaattaggaATTTGCGAATACAATTCAAAGAGTAATTAAGGTTAAACCTTCGTAAAAAGGGTGTGGAGTTGAAGTAAGATTCAAAGAATGAATTAAACATttcagaataaaaattttaaaaagatatttagAGAATATatcagaaataaaaaaaagaaataaggcataaaaagattataaaataattttatatagcaGAATCAGAAATAAAGTTATGATATGTTAAGGAGCATATGTATAAGTGATGaactataacaaaataaaaatcagTGAAATAACACAAGACAATCTTATAACATTAATGTAGATTAgtctaaaatgaaattataaactCTTCGTAGTGTTATTAACATGAATAcaagatgaaatatatataaataataatttcaaattacaAACTAACATAACTCggtttatttttctttcagaGACTGTACTATCCTAATACTAAGACAATTATCTCTATTCAGATTAAAATAACCGTTGTCTGATATGGCATAACAGTTGAGCTAATTTATTGGTGGCTAATAGTACATTTAACTGTTGAGGAACTGTAATTTGTCTACAATATTAATCGGATTAAGACTTCTTAATTTATCAGAAGGTAAGAAACATTTCTATAATTATTATtgatttctttaattattcatgaaattaattatatactaattaatatattatagcaatgcaataaagaattttaatatataaatgatTAATATCCAACCAAAACAAATTTTAGTAATGATAATTCAGAAAAATAAGCTGTCTCAGTATTAAAATTATACGTTAATTAAAACAACATTTAATGAAACCAGATCATTTAAGTACTCAATAATTTATCTCATAACATTACTTAATGGTTTAAGGTTATATAATCAGTTTATAAGTTTAGTTCATTTAGGAACTCACCGTGACGTAGTATAAAATTTTTGGTTTCCAATAAGGAAACCACGATGATCACCAAAACAATACACTGTATAAGTTCTGCAaacataaaagaaatcatataattattttaacacGGAGTTGTTTTAACTTCTTCTTAttaaaacataatataatatgaaaatataaattaattattcttaaaattcACTTATTCTTAGGTTTACATTtccatatacacatatataacttgaaaagaaaagaaaaaaacattttaaatcaatgaaaaaaaacaataaaacatggaaatatataaattatttaaatataaaatgcatttatcaatttaataactgagtaatagaatttttaaatcTATATAATTAGACTtatcattataattataattatatatactatatcaaaatatttaaataatgtcAAATAATATCAACATGATAACTAAaactattttttttaaataaaaccaGAAGCAATACATAGCAGTCTTTAACTTAAAAACAGAAGttacaataaaattaataagaaaatgtcacaaatattttaatttcgtaaatTATGTTTTTTTCTCAACTTTTATGTGATTATAATACtaatgtaatagtatctaatataaatttactgttgtacattaaataaactaaatattaatttacacaCACTGTTAAGTTCAGActttatagaatattttataatatagtaAGAAGAGAAAGCAGACAATACCTCTGTTTCCACTATTTTCTCAACCTTTTGTTTTAACTATATTTAAGAACAATAATACTTTGAAACTGGACTACTAACAAATTGATTTTAAATTGCTTTACATTTAAAAACATAAAAGAACATTCTATTTAATGatacttattttatttcataaaatttaagattatataatataaacaagaaatattaattacatttcactgacattaaataaaattttaaaaagtgtATTTTGAAGGTTAACTTAATGAAGGTTACGATTAACTTTTGTTCATtagatataaattttaatagaaaaatcaGAATATTTCCCCCCTTTAAAAGCTCAGTAATCCTAATAAAAATCTCATGTGTTTAACAAGCAATTAGTTATACTGGTTACTCAGGAAAACGAAATTCGAGGACAATGTATCGATTGAGTCGCCCGCAGTAACCTTTCAAAACGAGGTTAAAAACAATAATCATTATTTTTCCATCGAATTTCACTACTGAATGTATTAATTTCTTCTTGTTTAAATGTTGGTGACTGAATCTTTGAGAAATGAAAATGATACACTGAAAATacatgaaaatataataaaaaacagAGAAGATTGACTCACCTGTCTTTTTGACATTTTTTACTTGCGTCACATAACTGTCAGTTTTCCGTAATTATCatgtttttatacaatttttctcACATATACCGCGATAGTGTGAcgaaaaaattttaaaaaagttattttGTGAACAAAATTCGGGCGTCCATGACAGCCCGAAACTGTTCGAAGCTATGAAGACGATCATATAATGGGTGGTAAAATTTGGTTTAATTTAGAATACGACGGGAGTTAGAGAAACTATCTGCAATCACGGAAATATTTTCTACATTCTCTTACAATACAAATTCAAAGTTTTCACTTTTCGGAAATGTGGAATGTAAGTATAAAAgataataatacattttataccataattttatagaatttaaaTTAGAATATTATTGCGCAATTTAAATTTACGAATTTTATTTGTTTGCTACTTTCTTCACTGTGATCACAATTTGGTTTTAAAAACAGTAAGTgttcaaattttaataatgtaaacatatttttcaaagtatttaataattacatattCGTACAATTTTGGAATGTATTATAAAACTATGCAATGAAATGACTCATTTAAAAGATATGTTAGTATTAACagattaacaattttattttcgttAAAAATGTTTTAACCGTATAAGTGCGTGCAATTAGAAATATTGTttcgtaaattttaaattctttGTTAAGTCTATATAATATGATCTGTGAACTGATGtaagatttatatatataatcagaattacaataaaaaaattaaaaatagtatTGACGTGAAcacattatttttaaaaatagtaCCAGATAGtaccataaaatattaaatttaatatgaaaattacTAGACGTTAAtctaatatttttaaagtaATTGAAAATCGTATAAGatattatgttttttttttaatttttcagttTTGTATTCTAATATTAAAGGCATTAGTACTAGTATTAAGTACTATAGATTTTTTGAAAGTTATGATTTCATTACTTACAAACATACGTTGATGTTACTgtatgaaaagaaaagaaagaaatgacaAGATTATGGAAATCTCTAGATACATTTCTAGTGACTTAATAAGATTAAATGTCTTTTgtaggaaaaataaaaattttgttgaaTTTATTAGTTGAAATGTAGTGAGCAATGACGCTTTTTATACGTCTATCTAGTCAAAATAGGTATAATCTAAAAATGTAAAGGTATTTGTAAAAAGTACTAtacatgaaatatgtatttcattTATCTCTTAATGTTGGTAAGCCGTCTATCGATTCTCCCCACGTACACACCTCCTCTTCAGTCATCGATTGCACTTTTTGCACCTGCCATTTTTTTTCCAGAGTAATGAGAGCCTCATCTCAAACCAGTAGCACGAGGGTGCAGTAAAACAGGCCTGACCTGCGAAACCACCCTCACCCTCTTCGTCTCAATGAATCTTTCATATTCAATATCTTTCGAAAATTTTTGAAGTGTCTCCTGCAAGAAAGAAAGACAGAGAAAGATACACTTGAGAAGTCAAAGTGTGGAACGAAGGAAGAATAACGCTGCCATcagtaagaaagaaaaagaggaaaaaagacaGAAGTAGAAGAAGGTGAAAGTAAGAGAGAGACGGACAGAGGGTGGGTGGTGGGGGGCTCTCGGTttaagagagagggagagagaggagGTCGAAGGGAGTCGAGCGAGGAGAATGACGGATAGCCAGCAGCAGTTTTGCTTGCGTTGGAACAACTTTCAAGCTAATATCACCAGCCAATTCGAGGCCCTCAGGGATGACGAGGACTTCGTTGATGTCACCTTAGCCTGCGATGGTAGGCGTCTCCAGGCGCACAAGGTTGTCCTCTCCGCGTGCAGCCCTTACTTCAAGGAGTTGTTCAAGGTTAGAAAACCTTCCCCGCCTTGCTTCTCTCAGTGCTAGTTCCTCGATGTTCCCCCCTCCCTTCACCTTAACCCATCATTCTTACCTTCTTTGAGACTCATGCTTTGCTTTAGATATGGTCGAATCGAAATTAGAGTTCTTATTCATAATTCTCCTGTATATGTCGTGATACTATGTCGTAATGTTCCTATATATCTTCATATATAGTTTGCATGGGAATAGTTTTCCCTTgatgttatttatttttcaatatctGATGATTAGTTAGATTGACTTCAGCATAGCTAATTTTATACAAATCCTACATAAATTGCTCAAATTCaatacattatttatataattactaACAACAATTATGATaagaaaagtataaaataaaaatctagtTAGGAATACAATTCTTTGGTAGTAAGCAATATATGATTTGAATTTTAGTACTTTTGATGTAAGTGCTAAcatatttatgatatttatagaataaatttattgttatattaACCAAAAGACCGTCATCTAAAAAGTTATTACATTAAACAAAGTTTTAACATTATTTTAGCATTATTTACTTACAATTTGaagtttatattttacattaaaataaaaatgaaaagctaTATTTTGTTTCATATCTTATATTTTCCTTTATAGTTTGCCATATGTTGAATTTATTTATGTaactttattatattaaataaattgtataatacTTTCTTTGGTTTAGTTTGGTTTAGTCAAGAATTTGTCAATTTTGTTGCTTTTAGACATTCAAATAtaaattacttttttatttctaaaacttggatctattaaaagaaaaaaataataacattatattggtaTACAAGTGTTGATTCTAATACCTTGCGTGAAATAAGGAGAAATTTGCTAATGATAATATAAATAGTAAATAAGTATATGAAAATTAAATGTAgattatattacgttaaatgattatgaaatattgaaatttttgaaagacacaatatttaattacaaaaatttgtaCATCACATAAGATTGAGATACAGAATAGTAGTACTTCGTAATTTTCATATGAAGATATAACAAACCAAGAATAATAGTTTTGATTAATTGTTCATTGTGTTTTATTCTTTGTATTGCTATGTCTTTTATCTCCATATTCTTTAACCAACATTAAATATGTAAACgtattaaaaattgttattcaTATATATGTCAAGATATTTTAAGTTAAAACTGACTGATGTTTTACTATAATTTGAATGATCTAAGTTATGTTAAAGTTGTAccttaaaagaaattaattaagaaataatatatgataACTACAATAATTCTAACAATAAGtaatgatattttatacatattatatagatAAATTTTTGAAATAAGAAATCTTCAGTTCCAGAAAATGCTAGTACCAattctatttaaaatttaatgatCATTTTATTGGAAACATTAGTATTATTTGCACTTTtagtttttataaatattgcTTTTATTGTCAAATACTATAAGTTGTTATGTAGTATTTgcttattacatatattttcaatttatatctaTAATTCTTTATTTGTATTGATTTACTTAGTAATAGTTTTgtgataaaattaaatataaaaataaaaataaatatgatgTGTATTTATAGACAAATCCATGCAAGCATCCGATAATATTTATGCGAGATGTGGAGTTTGAACACCTGCAGTCACTTTTGGAGTTCATGTATGCTGGAGAGGTTAACATATCTCAAGCAGAATTACCTACATTTTTAAGAACTGCTGAGTCTCTGCAAATCCGTGGCCTCACTGACTCTCAAAATAATCAGCACAACAACGAAAAGGTATGTTCTAAAAATTTTTTGGATGTTATATATTGCGCACATTGTTCTTAATATAAGTAATTTGAGATTCTTAAACTAATATTAGTGGTATTTACTTTTATTACCTCTTTCTTCAAAGGGTTTGAGAGACTCTGTATCCCTCAACCTTACAGTATCCTTAAACTACCTTATCAAATACTTTAGTTTCTACAACCCTATTATCTAATCGCTTTATTGACTATACTACTTTTTACCATTTAAGATTCTATAGGCTTGGAGTGTTTCCAGAACTTCCATTTCCTCTTATCTTCTATTTCATGCCAACTATGactttacttatttattttgcTTTCATAACTCTTTTTCTAATGTTAATGCTAATTACttaatacaatattatattaaagAAGGTGATTTCGATACATTAATACTAAGTTTGCCtaaatagtaaaattattttatttattatgtaaaattatataaaatatatgtaaagtTCATATAAAGTTCATAGAAATATTACTGTGCTAATAATTCACAAGAATATGTGAACAAAAAATTATTGTGCTACAATTGTTATGACATTAAAATAATTActtatttcttttaaaatacTTATTTAGTTTAAATTTGTCATTTTTAGCATTTGAAGACAAACAACATACATGCATCAAATGGCCGTGGGTTGATCTCACCAAATTTGGAGGAGGACCGTAGCAAAACTCCACCAACTTCAAGTCCTCCACCATTAAAAAGGCTGTGCAAACGAAGTGATTCGCCTCAAATATCTAGTCCAGTACCAGCTCCGGCGGCCTGTGCAACTGGAACGCCACGCACACGGCCATTAATTGAGCCACAGGTTCAACTTGACTGTTATAAAGATCTCGATATTGTTGAGGttagtttattttttattatagttttatattcattatttaaagatatattttttaatatacttaTATAAGCATTCTTGTATAAGCATATAACGAATACAAATTTGAACAAATTTTGGAAATACATgaaataaaaatgctaaatttatttttcacaaTTTTGTGATAATTTTTTTagtgtaataaataaatgtatatcaTTAATGAAAGGTGATCAGTATTAGAATAAATCTCAGTTTTTAGGaaaaataatcataataattttTGTGTTTTAGCCAAAAATAGAATTACCAGAATATGGAAGCGATGATGATTGTTCTCCAAAGCAGGAGGTCAACACACTGCCAAGTGGTTTTCTTAGCCTTGATGGTGGCATGGAAGTTTTGCCATCTTATCCACCTTCCTATCAAGGTAATTACACAGTGTGTGTATGTTGTGTATGCATTAATATATtagtatttaatttatttagaataattatttaaaatttgcatcatttctacaatttcataaagatcataaaatacattttttacctttctataataatttacatttttgtaGGTGGAGGagcaggaggaggaggaggaggtggaggagggGGTGGTGGATCACTAGAAGGTGGGATGCCAGGACCATCTCATGCTGGTAATACGGAATTAAATCAAGAACAACAAGGTAAGTGATCGTCCGTCCCAACCCTAATTTTTTGGTAGTTGCGAGCACCATTACAAACAGCAACAACCTAGCCGATCATGTCGGACAGAATTTTTTGGATGCGAATATAAAGATGGAAGGAGAAGGAGAGCCTCGGTTTGAAATGGTAAGCTCGTGTAGCTCGGTAGCTCTTGCTAGGCGGTaggagagaaagggaaagaaaggaaacaaaagGAATGTGTGTATGTAAGAACGAAAGTGAGAAACAAACATTAAGAGAGACAGGATGTAAGGAAGACAGAGTGAAGAATGTGTAGATGAGTgtgggagagggagagagaaaggtaaagaagAGACATTTGACACTCGGAGGCGATTTTCTGATTTTATCCAGGGGAGTGCAGTTTGCGGCTGTTGTGTGAGAAAGTCAGCTGCGTGTACATATATACTCGAGCTCTCTACCTGTCTATATTATTTGCCAGAATTGGAGGTGATACTAaaagattataataaattttatgtatattaattGTTACAAGAAGAGAACATTATACAGTTTGTGTTACttttgattttaattaaaaattataatttattttttatattaagtttaaaattgttttatatttacttaaaattgtaaatataattattataagttCAAGCAATGAGAACTGAGAAAATgagggaagaaaagaagaattttaaataGTTAAATGTAAAATCCCTCCGTCTGGTAAAATTGCCTGTCCGTTGCTTCTATGTTTTCCGTTATTGTCTTTCAGAAGCTACGCCAATTGGAAATATtggataattttaatttatgatttttatttccttaaaattctttaaattataATAGTTTAGAGTATATCAtccaataaaatattaaatcaattaagataaaatattgataaaatttgaatttattttaatttacagtcagtgtttattattttacattataagtttttaatattttatatttcatctaATTGGCGTCGTTTTTCTGTGTACTCATAAATATCCCATGGCAGAACACCCTAACTTGAAATATATAGCGAAACTGTTGCTTGATGCTAAATTTTGTTATAAGCTTCTTGGTTAAGGTCAGTGTTTAAGTACGATGttgtaattaaaaaaagattaatATCTCTGGCTTCACTAATCAAATTATGtagcaatataaggtttataatataataagtgATTAATTGCCAAAAAAATTCGGTTActattaattttgaaattttcatataaattcTCAATGTATgattatatttctgttatttttcattttaattataatacttCTTGTTTAGATAAACTATTCAAATTTAAAtggtatttatttttattactgtaaaattaaattaaaattatttacaatGTAGAATGCAGAACaagtaaagaaaaaaaatattatgcatattataatcgcaaaaattatttgtttttatttatcgttattGTTTTAACAGTGATAGTAACAGCAactatatacaattatatatcaATAAGATTTATACGTGTCAAGCGAAAATTTGTAAACGTAAAAGGGTGTTATTGTCAAGAAACATTGTATAATAATCTTGGAGGATGCAGCGCGAGCTCTCACGCCTCATGTCCCAATAACACACGCTTACCATTTGTCTCCGATGTGTGCGCGTTAATAAACGCGCGATATCGTTGTACGCACGACAGGTAGTAATAGGATCAaccaatatattttttcttaat
The Bombus affinis isolate iyBomAffi1 chromosome 17, iyBomAffi1.2, whole genome shotgun sequence genome window above contains:
- the LOC126926124 gene encoding uncharacterized protein LOC126926124 isoform X2 gives rise to the protein MTDSQQQFCLRWNNFQANITSQFEALRDDEDFVDVTLACDGRRLQAHKVVLSACSPYFKELFKTNPCKHPIIFMRDVEFEHLQSLLEFMYAGEVNISQAELPTFLRTAESLQIRGLTDSQNNQHNNEKHLKTNNIHASNGRGLISPNLEEDRSKTPPTSSPPPLKRLCKRSDSPQISSPVPAPAACATGTPRTRPLIEPQVQLDCYKDLDIVEPKIELPEYGSDDDCSPKQEVNTLPSGFLSLDGGMEVLPSYPPSYQGGGAGGGGGGGGGGGGSLEGGMPGPSHAGNTELNQEQQGRRVRRGRPRLGTRGGKHGSPSVQGNSPSRSEWLPLDMRTTPPAAMPAFRGFEESSSDGVVHLGEGIAVCEEQLRAVKWSDYRKLTRGLAAILFSPTELATCSVTGQRWSRAGTATERPVKPALDKAKVQAIISYVTSRFPTVDVSSVKQVLAYKCKENSTALKMKSIRYICERQETERSPRANPEDK
- the LOC126926124 gene encoding uncharacterized protein LOC126926124 isoform X1, translating into MTDSQQQFCLRWNNFQANITSQFEALRDDEDFVDVTLACDGRRLQAHKVVLSACSPYFKELFKTNPCKHPIIFMRDVEFEHLQSLLEFMYAGEVNISQAELPTFLRTAESLQIRGLTDSQNNQHNNEKHLKTNNIHASNGRGLISPNLEEDRSKTPPTSSPPPLKRLCKRSDSPQISSPVPAPAACATGTPRTRPLIEPQVQLDCYKDLDIVEPKIELPEYGSDDDCSPKQEVNTLPSGFLSLDGGMEVLPSYPPSYQGGGAGGGGGGGGGGGGSLEGGMPGPSHAGNTELNQEQQGRRVRRGRPRLGTRGGKHGSPSVQGNSPSRSEWLPLDMRTTPPAAMPAFRGFEESSSDGVVHLGEGIAVCEEQLRAVKWSDYRKLTRGLAAILFSPTELATCSVTGQRWSRAGTATERPVKPALDKAKVQAIISYVTSRFPTVDVSSVKQVLAYKCKENSTALKMKSIRYICLRGALTFKLKILGINKCFPLLKDTQHLLL
- the LOC126926124 gene encoding zinc finger and BTB domain-containing protein 12-like isoform X3 yields the protein MTDSQQQFCLRWNNFQANITSQFEALRDDEDFVDVTLACDGRRLQAHKVVLSACSPYFKELFKTNPCKHPIIFMRDVEFEHLQSLLEFMYAGEVNISQAELPTFLRTAESLQIRGLTDSQNNQHNNEKHLKTNNIHASNGRGLISPNLEEDRSKTPPTSSPPPLKRLCKRSDSPQISSPVPAPAACATGTPRTRPLIEPQVQLDCYKDLDIVEPKIELPEYGSDDDCSPKQEVNTLPSGFLSLDGGMEVLPSYPPSYQGGGAGGGGGGGGGGGGSLEGGMPGPSHAGNTELNQEQQADLRKLHSLDPRPCPVCNRMYSNLSNLRQHMRLIHNPQSVTCPLCNKPFKTKLYLKRHLVSFHELSVADRHRQEEIYQQQQPKAQQQTGAQTHLQIQAQQTDNVKSFSTPRVSMEEGTATVTLENKSRVFQDGAYEVNQTNAESKHFQSSMMQFDAAYH